In one Bacillus thuringiensis genomic region, the following are encoded:
- a CDS encoding MFS transporter: MKKILVIFQNGNYSRLFFASFTSQMGSTIGLTALMFYFLNRFSHQPAYATITELMLSLPTLVVFFLVGVVTDRIDRQKIAQNCDWICSILSLLLLWSLFLNWMPAAFALLFLRSMVKSFFTPAQSSLVQGVLTRDDYATAVGLNQMVTSLFMLFGSGIGIYCYWVIGIYGAILIDAISFFISALLIKSCRMSEEIRMPNGKHNIKDLNISIVMKDFVKGIRYILNHNLLLTLISGFIVFGILNGGLSVMQVFILKYKLAPRNYEEVSIILSIVFGIGILLGSVIASILSQKIKLYHLLILALFIGGGATILSSLVNTVWLYVICTGIVALALPMINVAIGGWIPKIVNPKMMGRVHGCINPLMMLSQSLTLLFIAGFYPGILAVETLFWIVGGCLIFVGVFYMISIPRLMKVEKSVSITLE, from the coding sequence ATGAAGAAAATTTTAGTTATATTTCAAAATGGGAATTACTCGAGGCTATTTTTTGCATCTTTTACTTCACAAATGGGTAGTACAATTGGTTTAACTGCACTTATGTTTTATTTTTTAAATCGTTTTTCGCACCAACCTGCATATGCTACTATTACGGAGTTGATGTTGTCTTTGCCCACATTAGTAGTATTTTTTCTTGTTGGTGTAGTTACTGATAGGATTGATCGACAAAAAATAGCTCAAAATTGTGATTGGATCTGTTCTATATTATCGCTTTTATTATTATGGTCTCTTTTTCTAAACTGGATGCCAGCAGCATTTGCGCTGTTATTTTTAAGAAGTATGGTAAAGAGCTTTTTTACACCCGCGCAATCATCCCTTGTACAAGGTGTTTTAACAAGAGATGACTATGCTACTGCAGTTGGTTTGAATCAGATGGTTACAAGTTTGTTTATGCTTTTTGGTAGTGGTATCGGGATTTATTGTTATTGGGTAATCGGTATTTATGGTGCAATCTTAATTGATGCAATTAGTTTTTTTATTAGTGCTCTTCTAATAAAATCTTGTAGAATGTCAGAAGAAATTCGTATGCCAAATGGAAAGCATAATATCAAGGATTTGAACATTTCAATTGTAATGAAGGATTTTGTGAAGGGAATACGTTATATTTTGAACCACAACTTGTTACTTACACTTATCTCCGGATTTATAGTTTTCGGAATTTTAAATGGAGGGCTCTCAGTGATGCAGGTATTTATTTTAAAATACAAACTAGCCCCAAGAAACTATGAAGAAGTTTCAATTATATTAAGTATAGTCTTTGGTATCGGGATTTTACTTGGTAGTGTTATAGCATCTATACTTTCTCAAAAAATAAAGCTTTATCATTTACTAATTTTAGCTTTGTTTATTGGAGGAGGAGCGACTATTTTGAGCTCATTAGTCAATACAGTTTGGCTGTATGTTATTTGTACGGGCATAGTTGCCCTAGCACTTCCGATGATTAATGTAGCAATTGGAGGTTGGATTCCGAAAATAGTAAATCCCAAAATGATGGGAAGAGTACACGGGTGTATTAATCCTTTGATGATGCTCTCACAGTCACTAACCTTACTTTTTATTGCTGGATTTTACCCAGGTATTCTTGCAGTTGAAACTCTTTTTTGGATAGTTGGCGGATGTTTAATATTTGTAGGAGTTTTTTACATGATTAGCATTCCACGATTAATGAAAGTAGAAAAATCAGTTAGCATAACGCTCGAATAA
- a CDS encoding undecaprenyl-diphosphatase, translating to MSFSQFNIDAFRAVNDLGKQYPFLNSTMTFVAEYMVYFLALIIVVYWFTRSNQNRMMVVQAMIAFVIAEVIGKIAGKFHSNYQPFAELPNVNKLVEHAVDNSFPSDHTILFFSICFSFWLVHKKIGWLWITLAFCVAISRIWVGVHYPFDVITGAILGIVSAIIAYWLVPKVTFLKRILSIYEKGENYILPAKDKSKNF from the coding sequence ATGTCTTTTTCTCAATTCAATATTGATGCTTTTCGAGCCGTTAACGATTTAGGTAAACAGTACCCATTTCTCAATTCTACTATGACGTTCGTGGCAGAATATATGGTATATTTCTTAGCTTTAATTATTGTAGTGTATTGGTTTACTCGATCTAACCAAAATCGAATGATGGTTGTTCAAGCGATGATTGCTTTTGTGATTGCTGAGGTTATCGGGAAAATAGCAGGAAAGTTTCATTCAAACTATCAACCATTTGCAGAGTTACCCAATGTTAATAAATTGGTAGAGCATGCTGTTGATAATTCATTTCCAAGTGACCATACAATTTTATTCTTTTCAATTTGTTTTTCATTTTGGCTTGTTCATAAAAAGATTGGTTGGCTATGGATTACACTTGCATTCTGTGTAGCCATTTCTCGTATCTGGGTAGGAGTTCATTATCCTTTCGATGTTATAACAGGTGCTATATTAGGGATTGTTTCAGCGATAATTGCTTATTGGTTAGTACCAAAAGTTACTTTCTTGAAAAGAATACTTTCTATATATGAAAAAGGGGAAAACTACATTTTACCTGCAAAAGATAAATCAAAAAATTTTTAA
- a CDS encoding ABC transporter permease — MVNLLYTELLKLKRSHMFLISILGASVVPFMVVVASFVSLKTKHPTPTIVFSQLFGEVNLYTVLIIGVPLYGVVTAYLFIREYTEDTLKNLLTIPVSRMNFLISKFLLLFSWIMMLTFVAWGLTLLLGIIFQFDGLSSSLIRESFVQFLIGGLLLFILSTPIILLTIVLKNYVPTIVFTVVITMINLMTANSEHRGLFPWAAAGDISRNTLQPTYPPEYSYIGIFGTSIIGLVLLISYFKKVDIH; from the coding sequence TTGGTTAATCTGTTATATACAGAATTATTAAAGCTAAAACGATCCCATATGTTCTTAATTAGTATTCTCGGTGCATCGGTAGTACCTTTTATGGTAGTAGTAGCATCATTTGTAAGCTTAAAAACTAAACATCCTACTCCTACTATTGTATTTAGTCAATTGTTTGGTGAAGTAAATTTATATACTGTTCTAATAATAGGAGTACCACTATATGGGGTAGTAACCGCCTACCTATTTATTCGGGAATATACAGAAGATACATTAAAGAATTTATTAACTATACCTGTATCACGTATGAATTTTCTTATAAGTAAATTCCTACTTCTATTTTCGTGGATTATGATGTTAACTTTTGTAGCATGGGGATTAACATTATTATTAGGGATAATATTTCAATTTGATGGACTAAGTTCATCCTTAATAAGGGAATCTTTTGTACAGTTTTTGATAGGTGGATTATTGCTTTTTATTTTATCAACACCAATCATACTTTTAACAATTGTACTTAAGAATTACGTACCGACCATTGTATTTACAGTTGTAATAACCATGATTAATTTAATGACAGCAAATTCAGAACATAGAGGATTGTTTCCATGGGCAGCAGCAGGTGATATCTCAAGAAATACGCTTCAGCCCACTTATCCTCCCGAGTACTCCTATATAGGTATATTCGGAACATCTATTATTGGATTAGTATTATTGATTTCATATTTTAAAAAGGTAGATATTCATTAA
- a CDS encoding ABC transporter ATP-binding protein, which produces MSAIIKTTNLTKIYGNQKSVDNLNITVNQGEIYGFLGRNGAGKTTTIRMLLGLIKPTHGKIEIFGEDLLKNQKEILKRIGSIVEVPGFYENLTARENLLINAKIIGIHKKNAIDEALEIVGLQHETKKLVGKYSLGMKQRLGIARSLLHYPELLILDEPTNGLDPIGIKEIRRLIQNLAKERKITLLISSHILSEIEQLVDHMGIIHEGKLLEEIEFNSLRKKNRKYIEFQVSNDNKATKILEKNFGIFDYEVHNEGIIRVYSKLGQQGDINKIFVQNDIQVLKILMSEDRLEDYFTKLVGGGTIG; this is translated from the coding sequence ATGAGCGCAATAATAAAGACTACAAATTTAACAAAGATTTATGGCAATCAGAAATCAGTGGATAATCTTAATATAACCGTAAATCAAGGAGAAATTTACGGCTTTTTAGGTCGAAATGGTGCAGGGAAGACGACTACAATTAGAATGTTATTAGGATTGATAAAGCCCACCCATGGAAAGATTGAAATATTTGGAGAAGATTTATTAAAAAATCAAAAAGAAATCCTTAAAAGAATTGGGTCTATTGTTGAAGTTCCTGGATTTTATGAGAATCTTACAGCACGGGAAAATCTACTAATTAATGCGAAAATTATTGGGATACACAAAAAAAATGCAATTGATGAAGCGTTAGAAATCGTGGGATTGCAACATGAAACTAAAAAGCTTGTGGGCAAATATTCTTTAGGGATGAAGCAAAGATTAGGGATTGCTAGATCTCTTCTTCATTACCCAGAATTATTAATATTAGATGAGCCTACTAATGGTTTGGATCCAATAGGAATTAAGGAAATTAGAAGATTGATACAAAATTTGGCTAAAGAAAGAAAAATTACTTTATTAATATCCAGCCACATTTTATCGGAAATAGAACAGTTAGTAGATCATATGGGGATCATTCATGAAGGTAAGCTCTTAGAGGAAATCGAATTTAACAGCCTTAGAAAAAAGAATCGCAAATATATTGAGTTTCAAGTATCGAATGACAATAAAGCTACAAAAATCTTAGAGAAAAACTTTGGTATTTTTGATTATGAAGTTCATAATGAGGGGATTATTCGCGTGTATTCTAAACTTGGGCAACAAGGAGATATTAATAAAATATTTGTACAAAATGATATTCAGGTTTTGAAAATCTTGATGAGTGAAGACAGATTAGAAGATTACTTCACAAAATTAGTTGGAGGTGGAACAATTGGTTAA
- a CDS encoding glycoside hydrolase family 5 protein produces the protein MCVKYKEKEGKVVKKVLPIVALLGMMSFGVQEMNVRADTYHKGDSKISFWDSKRKGTNFMNSTSLPENYKSAKEANIEYVRLAPDKWAKDKDFLFEDKPDTSGKDFLIGNADNYRGLVKEDLEKLKADLDAAQSQGMKVVLTMLSLPGDRWRQFNNNKNDDRIWEEEKYQEQASQFWKDLALELKDHPAVVGYNIINEPHPETAKNNRYNDFWTEDYEKWYAKVKGTTADLNRFYEKVINSIREVDKETPIILDSGLYATPWAFKYLKPVEDKKTLYAFHMYEPYELTSQGEKQNKEYQYPGLVKVGDLEKPVMWNRQGLEKFLKPIQQWSKKNHVPSNRIIAEEFGINRTVPGATQYMQDLISIFNQKGWHKSFYAFREDTWTGMNYELGTEKIKWDEEGKPMRQDNSLWDVIKKDLQTRK, from the coding sequence ATGTGTGTTAAATATAAAGAGAAAGAAGGAAAAGTTGTGAAAAAAGTTTTGCCAATTGTTGCGTTATTAGGCATGATGAGTTTTGGAGTACAGGAAATGAATGTAAGAGCTGATACATACCACAAGGGCGATTCAAAAATTAGTTTTTGGGATTCGAAAAGAAAGGGTACTAATTTCATGAATAGTACGTCATTACCTGAAAACTATAAAAGTGCAAAAGAAGCTAATATTGAATATGTACGTTTAGCACCTGATAAATGGGCAAAAGATAAAGATTTTCTATTTGAGGATAAACCAGATACTTCTGGAAAGGATTTTCTGATAGGTAATGCAGATAACTATCGGGGATTAGTAAAGGAAGATCTAGAAAAATTAAAGGCGGATTTAGATGCCGCACAATCACAAGGAATGAAAGTCGTTCTTACAATGTTATCCTTACCTGGTGATCGATGGCGTCAATTTAATAATAATAAGAATGACGACAGAATATGGGAAGAAGAGAAGTATCAAGAACAAGCAAGTCAATTTTGGAAGGACCTCGCTCTGGAACTAAAAGATCACCCCGCGGTGGTTGGTTATAATATTATAAATGAACCACATCCAGAAACAGCTAAAAATAATAGATATAATGATTTTTGGACGGAAGATTACGAGAAATGGTATGCAAAAGTAAAAGGAACGACAGCTGATTTAAACAGATTTTATGAAAAGGTGATTAACTCCATTCGTGAAGTGGACAAAGAAACACCGATTATTTTAGATTCAGGTTTATATGCTACTCCATGGGCCTTTAAATATTTAAAACCAGTAGAGGATAAAAAAACACTATATGCATTTCATATGTATGAACCATATGAATTAACGAGCCAAGGTGAAAAACAAAACAAGGAATATCAATATCCAGGATTAGTAAAAGTAGGGGATTTAGAGAAACCTGTAATGTGGAATAGACAGGGATTAGAGAAGTTTTTGAAGCCAATTCAACAATGGTCTAAGAAAAATCATGTACCATCTAATCGAATTATTGCAGAGGAGTTTGGAATTAACCGTACTGTTCCAGGTGCTACTCAATACATGCAAGATCTTATTTCTATCTTTAACCAAAAAGGATGGCATAAATCATTCTATGCATTCCGTGAAGACACATGGACAGGGATGAATTATGAATTGGGAACAGAAAAAATAAAATGGGATGAAGAGGGTAAACCGATGCGTCAAGATAATTCACTCTGGGATGTAATAAAAAAAGATTTACAAACGCGTAAATAG